A single genomic interval of Gemmatimonas aurantiaca harbors:
- the fliS gene encoding flagellar export chaperone FliS produces the protein MSYASQMASYREMEIHAASPEKLVCIVFEQLVINLERARIAMERKDIELRVVSLNRSRGIVTELLTTLDLEKGGPVADQLAALYEFMLYELVDIGRRGDTVTMKKLVNIATLLRDGFLGAAQQLAAQRLKTA, from the coding sequence ATGTCTTACGCGTCGCAGATGGCGAGCTACCGCGAAATGGAAATCCATGCCGCGTCCCCCGAAAAGCTCGTCTGCATCGTCTTCGAGCAGTTGGTCATCAATCTCGAACGGGCCCGTATCGCGATGGAGCGGAAGGATATCGAGTTGCGGGTGGTGTCGCTGAACCGTTCCCGTGGCATCGTCACGGAGCTGCTGACCACTCTCGATCTCGAGAAGGGCGGTCCGGTCGCCGATCAGTTGGCGGCCCTGTACGAATTCATGCTGTACGAGCTTGTCGACATCGGCCGACGGGGTGATACGGTCACGATGAAGAAGCTCGTGAACATCGCGACGCTGCTGCGCGATGGCTTCCTTGGCGCGGCGCAGCAGCTTGCCGCTCAGCGACTGAAGACGGCGTGA
- a CDS encoding flagellar biosynthesis anti-sigma factor FlgM, with product MKINSYIDSLRTPPANQTATPRPAQEVAQAPATRPVKSDSVQISDAGRRMNAEQRDALDPDRVAELRQKVLSGAYNTLDVVDQVARRILTRGDL from the coding sequence ATGAAGATCAACAGTTACATCGACTCCCTGCGGACGCCGCCGGCCAATCAGACGGCCACGCCGCGTCCGGCCCAGGAAGTCGCGCAGGCCCCGGCCACGCGGCCGGTCAAGTCCGATTCGGTGCAGATCTCGGATGCCGGACGGCGGATGAACGCGGAGCAGCGCGACGCCCTCGATCCGGACCGTGTGGCCGAATTGCGGCAGAAAGTCTTGTCCGGTGCCTACAACACCCTCGATGTGGTGGACCAGGTGGCCCGACGCATTCTCACACGCGGCGACCTGTAG
- a CDS encoding response regulator translates to MKFLVVDDSATMRRIVINSLQRIGFNDTVEAGDGQEALAKFDSSIKFIITDWNMPNMTGTEFTKVLRSRDDGRHVPVLMVTARSVKEDILTAMEAGVNNYIVKPFTPQVLKEKIDALLPAAAA, encoded by the coding sequence ATGAAGTTCCTTGTGGTGGACGACTCGGCGACCATGCGTCGCATCGTCATCAACTCGCTGCAGCGTATCGGGTTCAACGATACGGTGGAAGCGGGCGACGGGCAGGAAGCGCTGGCCAAGTTCGACAGCTCCATCAAGTTCATCATCACCGACTGGAACATGCCGAACATGACCGGCACCGAGTTCACGAAGGTGCTGCGTTCGCGTGATGATGGCCGTCACGTCCCTGTGCTCATGGTGACCGCCCGTTCCGTGAAGGAAGACATCCTCACGGCGATGGAAGCAGGCGTCAACAACTACATCGTCAAGCCGTTCACCCCGCAGGTGCTGAAGGAAAAGATCGACGCCCTTCTGCCCGCAGCGGCGGCCTGA